A single window of Vibrio sp. HB236076 DNA harbors:
- the rsxG gene encoding electron transport complex subunit RsxG — MFKAIQKNGLTLALFACATTGVVAITQYLTADRIQAQQEAQLKATLNQVIPLSAHDNDLTQSCTLVRHPLLGTDQAMPAYIATLNGQPSAIAIESIAPDGYSGAIKLITGVDLDGKVLATRVLQHNETPGLGDKIDIRISDWISSFSGKTVTETNRANWKVRKDGGDFDQFTGATITPRAVVKAVRNTVDYVNQHQAQLIAQPRQCEE, encoded by the coding sequence ATTTTCAAAGCTATTCAAAAAAATGGTCTGACCCTAGCACTGTTTGCCTGTGCCACAACGGGCGTGGTTGCGATAACTCAATACTTGACGGCCGACCGCATTCAAGCACAACAAGAAGCGCAACTCAAAGCAACCTTGAACCAGGTGATCCCTTTGTCTGCTCATGACAACGATCTCACCCAATCCTGTACTCTCGTCCGTCATCCCTTACTTGGTACAGATCAGGCGATGCCGGCTTATATCGCGACCCTAAATGGACAACCCAGCGCGATCGCTATTGAAAGCATCGCGCCTGATGGTTACAGTGGAGCCATTAAACTGATCACCGGTGTTGATCTCGATGGCAAAGTGCTGGCGACACGTGTCTTACAGCACAACGAAACCCCAGGCTTAGGCGATAAAATTGATATTCGCATCTCTGATTGGATCAGCAGTTTCAGTGGTAAAACGGTCACAGAAACGAACCGAGCGAACTGGAAAGTAAGAAAAGACGGTGGCGATTTTGACCAATTTACCGGCGCCACCATAACGCCAAGAGCCGTGGTTAAAGCCGTCCGTAACACCGTTGACTATGTCAATCAACACCAAGCGCAATTGATTGCTCAACCCCGCCAATGTGAGGAGTAA
- a CDS encoding electron transport complex subunit E, translating to MTSDTRALIKNGLWDNNPALVQLLGLCPLLAVSSTLTNALGLGIATLLVLVGSNVTVSLIRDYVPNEIRIPVFVMIIAALVTCVQLLMNAFAYGLYLSLGIFIPLIVTNCIIIGRAEAFASKNSVMPSAIDGFWMGTGMTLVLVLLGALREIIGNGTLFDGADLLLGDWAKALRIELFHFDNSFLLALLPPGAFIGVGLLIAVKNIIDHRRAQRQTQRADKPKIERARVTNV from the coding sequence ATGACATCTGATACGCGTGCGTTAATCAAAAATGGCTTATGGGATAACAACCCCGCCCTGGTTCAATTACTTGGGTTATGTCCATTACTTGCCGTCTCATCCACCTTAACCAATGCGCTTGGCCTCGGCATTGCCACACTTTTGGTATTGGTTGGCTCTAATGTAACGGTTTCCTTGATTCGAGATTACGTGCCCAATGAAATCCGCATTCCGGTTTTTGTCATGATCATTGCCGCCTTAGTGACTTGTGTACAACTGTTGATGAATGCGTTTGCTTACGGCTTATACCTGTCTTTGGGCATTTTTATTCCGCTTATCGTCACTAACTGTATTATTATTGGCCGCGCCGAGGCTTTCGCTTCTAAAAATTCGGTCATGCCCTCTGCCATCGATGGCTTTTGGATGGGAACAGGCATGACCCTCGTATTAGTCTTGTTGGGGGCATTACGTGAAATCATTGGCAACGGAACCTTGTTTGACGGTGCCGACCTCTTACTCGGCGATTGGGCGAAAGCACTGAGAATTGAACTATTTCACTTTGATAATAGTTTCTTGTTGGCGTTGTTACCACCTGGGGCCTTTATTGGTGTCGGGTTGTTGATTGCGGTCAAAAACATCATTGATCACCGCCGAGCACAGCGCCAGACTCAACGCGCAGACAAACCGAAAATTGAGCGTGCTCGCGTCACCAATGTTTAA
- the nth gene encoding endonuclease III gives MTTAVSKKEKVAAIINILDELYPEVPIPLDHKDPYTLLIAVLLSAQCTDERVNQITPKLFAKADNPADMVKLTIDEIKDIIKPCGLSPMKSKGIWHLSDMILKQHNGQVPADFDALEAMPGVGHKTASVVMSQAFNIPAFAVDTHIHRLMYRWGLSNGKSVEQTERDAKRLFPREKWNKLHLQIIYYGREYCPARGFSLDKCIITRQYGRRSFINEVLKQQVKKQKK, from the coding sequence ATGACCACTGCGGTTTCAAAGAAAGAAAAAGTCGCTGCCATCATTAATATTCTTGATGAGCTTTACCCTGAAGTGCCCATCCCCTTGGATCACAAGGACCCTTATACCTTGTTGATCGCCGTATTGTTATCGGCTCAATGCACCGATGAACGAGTCAATCAGATCACGCCCAAATTGTTTGCCAAAGCAGATAATCCCGCGGATATGGTCAAATTAACCATTGATGAAATAAAAGACATCATCAAACCCTGTGGTCTATCACCGATGAAATCCAAAGGAATATGGCATTTATCTGATATGATCCTCAAGCAGCACAATGGCCAAGTACCGGCAGACTTCGATGCCTTAGAGGCCATGCCTGGCGTCGGTCATAAAACCGCCTCAGTGGTCATGTCACAAGCGTTCAATATTCCGGCCTTTGCCGTAGACACTCATATCCATCGCTTGATGTATCGTTGGGGATTGTCAAACGGAAAAAGTGTGGAACAAACCGAACGCGACGCCAAGCGTTTATTTCCCAGAGAAAAGTGGAATAAATTACACCTACAGATCATTTATTACGGCCGTGAATATTGCCCAGCTCGAGGTTTCTCGCTGGACAAATGCATTATCACCCGCCAGTATGGACGTCGCAGTTTCATCAATGAAGTGCTTAAACAACAAGTGAAGAAACAAAAAAAATAG
- the gloA gene encoding lactoylglutathione lyase, protein MSNNRILHTMLRVGDLDRSIEFYTKVLGMTLLRTNENKQYEYTLAFIGYGDESEGAVIELTYNWGTSEYDLGNAYGHIAIGVDDIYATCDAIKAAGGNITREAGPVKGGTTVIAFVKDPDGYMIEFIQNKQANAGLEG, encoded by the coding sequence ATGTCAAACAATCGCATCTTACACACCATGTTACGCGTTGGTGATCTCGACCGCTCAATTGAGTTTTACACTAAGGTTTTAGGTATGACTTTACTGCGTACCAATGAAAACAAACAATACGAGTACACCCTGGCTTTTATCGGTTACGGTGATGAATCTGAAGGTGCTGTGATCGAGTTAACCTATAACTGGGGAACCTCAGAGTACGACTTGGGTAACGCGTATGGACACATTGCCATTGGCGTCGATGATATTTACGCGACTTGTGATGCCATTAAAGCTGCAGGCGGAAACATCACTCGTGAAGCGGGTCCAGTTAAAGGCGGGACAACGGTGATTGCTTTTGTCAAAGACCCAGACGGCTACATGATCGAGTTCATCCAAAATAAACAAGCCAATGCCGGCCTAGAAGGCTAA